The Leptolyngbyaceae cyanobacterium sequence ATTAAAAGTGACAGCGTTTAAGTGAATTGGTATATATGGCAGCGTTTGAGTGGATGGGTATTTAACTACCGATCGCATCCTGCAAGCGAAGTCGATCCCAACCACGCTGATGCAGGATCAGCCAAGATTGAATCAAATCGGGGCCATGTACGTCGCCAGTTAAAGCTGCCCGCAGGCTTCGCATCACTAGCCCTTTCTTCACGTTTTGTGCTTTGGTTACCAGCTTGATAATCTCTTGGCAACCCGTCTCTGTCAGGGGTTGATGACTATCCAGCGCCGTCAGTATAGCTTCTAATGCTGTTTTAGCGCCTTCCTGCTGTAATTGAGCTTTTCCTTCTTCGGTAAATTGCAGCGCCGGAACGAACAAATACCGCGTCATCACCACCGCATCTGGTTCTGGCACTAGGCTGGGGCCACTCGGTTCCACCGTCTTCAAGTTGGTAATTTGTTCTGCCCATTGGGAATCTTTTAAATCCTTTGAACTCACTGGCAAACGCACCAAACTTGGGCCGATCAAAGCGGTAATTTGTTCCAACCAAGTGCGATCGCTCGTAGCATCAAATTGATATCCCGCTTCCTGCCAATAGGGAATCAGCAGATCGCAAAGCTGCGAAACTGGCAAATGGTGCAGATATTGAGAATTCAGCCAATTCAGCTTATCCCAATCAAACTTTGCCCCAGCTTTATTAACGCGATCGAAACCAAACTCTTGGGCAGCTTCCTGTAAAGTAAAAATCTCCTTAGTCGAGTCTGGTGGCGACCAACCAAGTAGAGTCATGTAATTGACGATCGCTTCCGCAGTGTAACCCAACTTCTTAAAGTCAAAAATCGAAGTAACACCCCGGCGCTTCGACAACTTGCGCCCTTCCTTATCCAAAATCAACGGAGTATGGGCAAACTCAGGCGGTTTTCCACCCAAAGCTTCATACAGCAAAATCTGTTTAGCCGTATTCGCGATATGGTCTTCACCCCGGATCACATGAGTAATTGCCATATCAATGTCATCCACCACCACCGCCAAATTATAAAGCGGCTGACCAAAAGGTTCCGTTTCCGAAGCACGGGCAATCACCATATCACCGCCCAAATCGCTTCCCTTCCAAGTCATCTTTCCCCGCACCATATCGTGCCAAGAAATCTCCCGGTCATCATCAATTTTGAAGCGAATCACCGGGCGTCGTCCTTCGGCTTCAAAAGCCGCTTGTTCCTCCGGCGTCAAATTGCGATGTCGATTACTGTAGCGGGGTGCTTCCTTCCGTGCTTTCTGCGCCGCCCGCATTTCTTCCAATTCAGCTTCCGACGTATAGCAACGATAAGCCAAACCCTTATCCAGCATGGTTTGCACCGCTTGGCGATACAAATCTAAACGTTTTGTTTGGAAAAATGGCCCTTCATCCCAGTTTAAGCCCAACCAAGTCAGACCCGCTAAGATGTTCTCCGTATATTCCGGACGGGAGCGCTCTACATCTGTGTCCTCAATTCGCAGGATAAACGTTCCACCTTGATGACGGGCAAACAGCCAATTAAATAACGCTGTTCTAGCCGTACCAATGTGTAAATTTCCAGTAGGACTTGGGGCAATCCGAACTCTTACAGTCACAGTTACTTTTTACTTTTTACTTACTTGTTACTCGACTCAAGTTTAGGCTAAGATCGTAGTCTTTTCACTACCCTCTCAGTTTGACTTGTGTTGTTTTCTACGGGACTGACGGGGCTCGAACCCGCAACTTCCGCCGTGACAGGGCGGTGCTCTAACCAATTGAACTACAGTCCCTTGCGGTTGTGTCGTTTCTGCCTTTTCGACACGATCTCCATTATGCAGGTAGTTTCCTAAGCTGTCAAACATCTCGTTACAAAAGTTTACAATTTTAGGGGAAAGGGAAGAGGGAAAGGGAAAGGGAAAGAAAATGATAACTATTTCTCCTGTAGCTCCCCATCTCCCCATCTCCCCATCTCCTCACTTCCACCGCCGGGTTATTCCCACCAGCGTTAATAAGGCAAAACCAGCAATGGCAGAAGGTTCGGGAATCTTTCGACGAGACATTCCCAACGCATCAGCCATATCGTCATAAACGACGCGAACCCCATCTCCATTTTCATCTTTTGCCAAACCAAAGCCGCTTGAGTATTCCCACATAGCCCATCCGATATCGTATTTTTCTAATAGCACGCGCACATCCCTAATCCAGTTCAGACGGTCTTCACGAGCGACAAAACTACGGTAAACACCAAACTCATTAGCAGTTAGTAGCACGTTGTTCTCTTTCGCCCAAGTAGCAGCTTTTGCAATTCGGGCCTCTAGTTTGGCAGCATCCCATTTTTCATGGCAATAAGACTCGGCTATAGTTTTAGCTTTTTCATCAAGAATCCTTGGGATAACTTCTTCACACTTTTGTTGATTGTAAGGATAGGGTAAATCGTACAAATCAGTAAATTCGTCATTAATCCAATTAGCACCCTGATGGGTGAAAGGCATTGGTTCGTAGAAATGAAAATTGTAAACAACATTCGGATCTTCCACAGGCGTTAGCGTCTTCAACCCATCAACACCCTCCCAGTCGAATGCTTTAGCAATTAAAGTATGATTTGGTGCTGCTTCCCGGATCGCAACTAACAGTTTTGTCTGAACTTCATTCCAGCGTTGGATCGGATCGACATCCGGACTATCTTGGAGGTGAAAACCGAAAGCTGGTTCGTTGAGACTCTCTAGAAAAACTTGTTCTGCGCTACGGTGATTTAAATGTGCTGCGAAACTTTTCCAGAAATGGACAAAAGAATTTACAAACCCATCATCTTTAGCCAAACGTTGATTGAATTCTCCTTTGGCATGAATATTGATAATTGCAGATAAATCGCGTGTCTCTAGCGCATCCAACGCATCGTCTATATAACCCAAATACTTTTCATTGAGGTTAGTTGGGTTGGTTTCATCAAATAAAATATCAGGGTCAATAGTTAAACGAACGTGCTTAAATCCCAAGCTGCTAATAGTTTGCCAATCCTTGTCAGTAACGTAGTTTGGATCGATATAAGAGTTTTGTGAAAACCAGTGAGCGAGATTGATTCCCCTAGTTAGGCGATCGAAGCGATTTTCCAGGGTATCGCTAATGTTTTCGTTGCTTTCCATAGCTCCCCAACTTTTCAAGGAAGCTGCGTTAGCATGGGCAGTTCCTATCAGTACAGAAAACATTAGTGTCAAGCTAAATAAATTGTGCAACTTCATTTTATATACCTGGTAGGTGCTACTATCCCTGAAGATTAATCAATTAGTTAATCCTGCTATACCGCTCTCGCATCATCCCAAATAGCAGTAAAGACCCCGTAACTGATGGGACGAAAAAAGTTACACAGGTGCGTATCTGCTACGTACTTAGCAGATAGTGTCTATGCTGCTACTACAGCATTTAATGTAAATTTCACTTTTTACCAACTGCCATCCACTAACAGTAATTACGGTTAAAAGTGCCACAAGGAACTTTTATTCAAAGAGATTCGTCTGGTATGTGTAATTACGGTTGACAGGCGACTAACTAAGTAATTACTCAGGCAAATAAGGAGTCTGCACTTCATTATTACCTTGTAAATCAGTGTCTTTACTTGTTAAGCGAAAACTTTACATTTTCTTTACCAAAACTTCATACTTAAGTGAAATTATGTAAGTTAGGAAAATAAATGAAAGTTTAATAAAGATTTGATGAAATAGTAATAAAGATTTGATGAAGCTAATCGATCGCATTTCTATATTGGAATAGCGTGTTGAGCGTTCTTGCGTTAACCCAACCTACGAAGAACTGACTCCTGACTGCTTAAAAATGCTATTTTTATTTCGATATCAGGTTATTAATCGGATTTTTTATGACTTTTCAAACGTTTGAGAACTATTGGCAAAGTAGACAATACAGCTAACATTGCCAATGCGCCCACCAGTTGCCAAGGCGGACGCCCCGTAGCGGCTGCCAATCCACCTTCTCCTAACCAGGTATAAGCAAAAGTTCCCGGTAAAATGCCGATCGCAGTTGCCAAAACGTAAGCAGGTAAAGGAATTGGCGTCAACCCCAACAAATAATTAACCGCATTAAAAGGAAAAATCGGCGCTAATCGAATCGATAAAGCAAACCAAAAACCATCTTGTTCGATACCTTCACTCAATTGACGCAAGCGATCGCCTTTTTCAAACTGCTTTTTCGCCCATTCACCCGCAATAAATCGCCCTACCAAAAAAGCACCCGTCGCCCCTAGCGTCGCCCCGATCGCCGTCCACAAAGTACCCCAAAAAACACCAAACAGTGCCCCTGCCGTCAAAGTTAAAATCGTACCCGGAACTGCTAATAAAGTTGCCAAAAAGTAAATAACGATATAGCCTAAAGGCGCGAAAATCCCCACTTCTTGTTTGAGCGCTGAGAGATTTTCTGGCTTTAACCAAGTACCGACTGGCGTAAATTTAAGGATAATCAAGTCAGCAACAATAAAAGCTGCTATCCCGATCGCCACTTTTACCCACAGATATTTTTTCTTTCCGCTCGATTCTTCTACCACGGTTAATTTTTAAATTTATAGAGGAATTCAAATTGTTACTTATGGGATTAGTTACGTTTTTGTACTATTTTTGCTCTTATTACAGCTGTAATAAGAGCAAAAATAGCGTAACAACATATCCACTTTATCCAAGGTAGCGTCAAAAAATCTATCTTAAAGCATAATCTTCATACCATCCTTTCCTTTACAAATGAGTGAGGTTGAAAAGATGCAGGTATGAATGATTTCAGATCGACTGAATCGGGAGTGCATTGAGGAAGATATCTTTATCTTTCCAGCTTCGTTTGCTCAACAGCGCTTGTGGTTTATCGAACAGCTGCTGCCTGGAGATTCTTTATATATTATTCCGCTTGTATTTCGGCTTGCGGGATCGCTAGAGCGCGAGCAACTCGATCGAAGCATCCAAGCGCTGGTTCGCCGTCACGAAATTCTCCGCACCACGTTTGAAGTTGTAGATGGGCAATTAGTTCAGGTAATTGCACCAGAATTGCAATTGCCGCTCAAATTCACCGATTTACGAGGATTACCAGCTAATCTTCGCGAAGAAACTGCACTAGATCGAATCTGGCAGGAGATTCAGCAACCTTTTCATTTAAACAAAGGGCCACTATTTCGAGTTTGGCTATGGCAATTACAGGACACCGAACATCTATTATTAATCGCACTGCATCACATTATTTTCGATGAATGGTCAAGTGGCGTCTTGATTCGCGAGTTGGGCGAACTTTATGCAGCGGCGATCGCGGGCAAATCGCCTGTATTGCCGGAATTACCCGTTCAATACGCCGATTTTGCCCATTGGCAGCGGGAATGGTTGCAGGGCGATGTACTGAATACCCAGTTACGTTATTGGAAGCAGCAATTAAAAGATGTCCCAGTTCTCAATTTACCTGGTGCTGCTTCTCGTTCGTTGGCGCAGAGTCATCGGGGTGCGAGTCAATTATTGGAATTGCCGCAACATTTACTAGATGCTTTGGAGGAATTAAGTCAACAAGCAGGCGTCACGCTGTTTATGACTTTACTGGCAGCATTTAAGACATTGCTGCATCGCTATACGGAACAAACTGATATTGCGATCGGATCTCCGATCGCCAACCGTCATCGCAGCGAACTGGAAGGATTAATCGGGTTTTTGGTAAACAGCTTGGTATTGCGAACCAACCTAGCAGGCGATCCCACTTTTCGCGACTTGTTAGACCGAGTACGAGATGTTACCTTGGCAGCGTATGCTCATCAAGATTTGCCATTTGAAAAACTGGTAGAAGAATTGCAACCCGTTCGCAGTCTCGGCCAAAATCCATTATTTCAAGTTGTTTTTGCGCTCCAAAATACGCCGATCGAGCAACTGGTATTACCTGGATTAGTTCTCAGTCCGGTAGATTTGGAAACAAAAACTTCTCGCTTTGACCTGGAATTATATCTTTGGAAATGTGCAGATAATTTTAGAAATTTGTGGGGGAAAGGTTGGCAGAACTCCGATGGTTTGCGTGGCGTGATAATTTACAACACCGATTTATTTGATGCCGCCACAATTACATCTTTAAAACATCACTTCCAAACCTTATTAGAAGGAATTGTTGCCAATCCAGATACCCATCTTTCTGCCCTGCCATTATTAACCACTGAAAAACAAAAAGAATTGTTACAGAATTGGCA is a genomic window containing:
- a CDS encoding cellulase family glycosylhydrolase: MESNENISDTLENRFDRLTRGINLAHWFSQNSYIDPNYVTDKDWQTISSLGFKHVRLTIDPDILFDETNPTNLNEKYLGYIDDALDALETRDLSAIINIHAKGEFNQRLAKDDGFVNSFVHFWKSFAAHLNHRSAEQVFLESLNEPAFGFHLQDSPDVDPIQRWNEVQTKLLVAIREAAPNHTLIAKAFDWEGVDGLKTLTPVEDPNVVYNFHFYEPMPFTHQGANWINDEFTDLYDLPYPYNQQKCEEVIPRILDEKAKTIAESYCHEKWDAAKLEARIAKAATWAKENNVLLTANEFGVYRSFVAREDRLNWIRDVRVLLEKYDIGWAMWEYSSGFGLAKDENGDGVRVVYDDMADALGMSRRKIPEPSAIAGFALLTLVGITRRWK
- a CDS encoding TVP38/TMEM64 family protein, yielding MVEESSGKKKYLWVKVAIGIAAFIVADLIILKFTPVGTWLKPENLSALKQEVGIFAPLGYIVIYFLATLLAVPGTILTLTAGALFGVFWGTLWTAIGATLGATGAFLVGRFIAGEWAKKQFEKGDRLRQLSEGIEQDGFWFALSIRLAPIFPFNAVNYLLGLTPIPLPAYVLATAIGILPGTFAYTWLGEGGLAAATGRPPWQLVGALAMLAVLSTLPIVLKRLKSHKKSD
- the gltX gene encoding glutamate--tRNA ligase, which translates into the protein MTVRVRIAPSPTGNLHIGTARTALFNWLFARHQGGTFILRIEDTDVERSRPEYTENILAGLTWLGLNWDEGPFFQTKRLDLYRQAVQTMLDKGLAYRCYTSEAELEEMRAAQKARKEAPRYSNRHRNLTPEEQAAFEAEGRRPVIRFKIDDDREISWHDMVRGKMTWKGSDLGGDMVIARASETEPFGQPLYNLAVVVDDIDMAITHVIRGEDHIANTAKQILLYEALGGKPPEFAHTPLILDKEGRKLSKRRGVTSIFDFKKLGYTAEAIVNYMTLLGWSPPDSTKEIFTLQEAAQEFGFDRVNKAGAKFDWDKLNWLNSQYLHHLPVSQLCDLLIPYWQEAGYQFDATSDRTWLEQITALIGPSLVRLPVSSKDLKDSQWAEQITNLKTVEPSGPSLVPEPDAVVMTRYLFVPALQFTEEGKAQLQQEGAKTALEAILTALDSHQPLTETGCQEIIKLVTKAQNVKKGLVMRSLRAALTGDVHGPDLIQSWLILHQRGWDRLRLQDAIGS